Proteins from a single region of Pseudomonas quebecensis:
- a CDS encoding SDR family NAD(P)-dependent oxidoreductase, with the protein MTMLPTVLITGASSGIGATYARRFARRGHDLVLVARDNARLEALAVQLREENGVAVEVFQADLTLAADLASVETRLRDDARIGILINNAGMAQSGGFVQQSAEAVDQLIALNVVALTRLAAAVAPRFAQAGSGSIINLGSVVGFAPEFGMSVYGATKAFVLFLSQGLSVELAAKGVYIQAVLPAATRTEIWERAGIDINALPEVMDVDELVDAALLGFDRREPVTIPPLHVEGRWDQLDQARQGLLADIRQAHAAERYQAQA; encoded by the coding sequence ATGACCATGCTCCCTACTGTTCTGATTACTGGCGCCTCCTCCGGCATCGGCGCCACCTATGCCAGGCGCTTCGCCCGTCGTGGCCATGACTTGGTGCTGGTCGCTCGCGACAACGCGCGCCTGGAGGCATTGGCCGTACAGTTACGCGAGGAAAACGGTGTGGCCGTGGAGGTGTTCCAGGCCGACCTGACCCTGGCCGCCGACCTCGCGTCGGTGGAAACCCGCCTGCGCGACGATGCACGCATCGGCATCCTGATCAATAACGCGGGCATGGCGCAGTCCGGAGGCTTTGTTCAACAGAGCGCCGAAGCCGTCGATCAACTGATCGCCCTCAACGTCGTGGCGCTGACACGCCTGGCTGCCGCCGTGGCGCCGCGCTTTGCGCAGGCCGGCAGCGGTTCGATCATCAACCTGGGCTCGGTGGTGGGTTTTGCGCCCGAGTTCGGCATGTCGGTGTACGGCGCGACAAAGGCATTCGTGCTGTTCCTGTCCCAGGGACTGAGCGTGGAATTGGCGGCCAAGGGCGTGTACATCCAGGCCGTCCTGCCCGCCGCCACTCGCACCGAAATCTGGGAACGCGCCGGCATCGATATTAATGCGCTGCCGGAAGTGATGGACGTGGATGAGCTGGTGGACGCGGCCCTGCTGGGTTTCGACCGTCGCGAGCCGGTGACCATCCCGCCATTGCACGTCGAAGGCCGTTGGGACCAACTGGACCAGGCGCGCCAGGGGCTGCTCGCGGATATCCGCCAGGCGCACGCCGCCGAGCGTTATCAGGCGCAGGCCTGA
- the xth gene encoding exodeoxyribonuclease III, with protein sequence MPSLKIATFNVNGIGARLPNLLRWLEKERPDIVCLQELKAADKAFPAKTLETAGYGSVHHGQASWNGVAILARDAEPLLIHRGLPGAEDDTQSRYLEAAVLGVVVGCLYLPNGNPQPGPKFDYKLQWFERLIQHAQRLQASEHPVVLAGDYNVVPTDLDIYSTRSWLKDALLQPESRACYQKLLEQGWIDSIRHLYPDERVYTFWDYFRQHWQKNSGLRIDHLLLNPILAPRLRNAGVDAWVRNEEHASDHAPVWVEIAPETRHG encoded by the coding sequence ATGCCCTCGCTCAAGATCGCCACATTCAATGTCAACGGCATCGGCGCGCGCCTGCCGAACCTGTTGCGCTGGCTGGAGAAAGAACGCCCGGACATTGTCTGCCTGCAGGAGCTGAAAGCGGCGGACAAAGCGTTCCCCGCCAAGACTCTGGAAACGGCGGGCTATGGGTCTGTGCACCACGGTCAGGCCTCCTGGAACGGTGTCGCCATTCTGGCCCGCGACGCCGAACCGCTGCTGATTCATCGAGGCCTGCCGGGCGCCGAGGACGACACCCAGTCGCGCTATCTGGAAGCGGCGGTATTGGGGGTGGTGGTCGGCTGCCTGTACCTGCCTAACGGCAATCCGCAGCCTGGGCCGAAATTCGACTACAAACTGCAATGGTTCGAACGGCTGATCCAGCACGCGCAGCGCCTGCAGGCCAGCGAACACCCGGTGGTGCTGGCGGGTGACTACAACGTTGTGCCCACCGACCTGGACATTTACAGCACACGCTCCTGGCTCAAGGACGCCCTCCTGCAGCCGGAAAGCCGTGCGTGTTACCAAAAGCTGCTGGAGCAAGGCTGGATCGACTCGATACGGCATCTGTATCCGGACGAACGCGTTTACACGTTCTGGGACTATTTCCGCCAGCATTGGCAGAAAAATTCCGGGCTGCGTATCGACCACCTATTGCTGAACCCGATACTCGCGCCGCGCCTGCGCAATGCGGGCGTGGATGCATGGGTACGCAACGAAGAACATGCCAGCGACCATGCGCCCGTGTGGGTCGAGATCGCGCCTGAAACGCGCCATGGGTAA
- a CDS encoding APC family permease produces MTESSFSPASSAKPSLRRAVTGPMLFLFILGDVLGAGVYALAGTIAGQVGGAIWVPLLVALFFAMLTAGSYAELVTKYPHAGAASVFAEKAFKSPLVSFLVGFSMLAAAVTSAAGLSLAFTGDYLAAFLKVPPTLAALVFLTVIALLNARGIKESLGANMVMTCIELSGLLLVVVAAVWCFHAGEANLGRAVEFKAGVNPMLAVLGAALLAFYSFVGFETSANLAEEIRGVRTVYPRALFGALITAGVVYMAVGVAASVVLPMDQLMATSAPLLEVVRASGLDIPPQLFAFIALVAVANGALLTMIMASRLAYGMARMGLLPTPLSRVLSKRRTPLFAIIATTGVAMALTLTGTLAALAETVVLLLLFVFLSTNLAVLVLRRDPVDKDHFRVPTWVPVLAIVSCLILLSQQSLDTWLRGGALMLLGVVLYGCNRLATPVAAPS; encoded by the coding sequence ATGACCGAATCCAGTTTCAGCCCCGCTTCATCCGCCAAACCGTCGCTGCGCCGCGCCGTGACCGGGCCAATGCTGTTTTTGTTCATCCTTGGCGATGTCCTCGGTGCCGGCGTGTATGCGCTGGCCGGCACTATCGCAGGTCAGGTAGGCGGTGCGATTTGGGTGCCATTGCTGGTGGCATTGTTCTTCGCCATGCTCACGGCCGGCTCGTATGCGGAACTGGTAACCAAGTACCCCCATGCCGGCGCAGCGTCGGTGTTTGCCGAGAAGGCGTTCAAGTCGCCGCTGGTTTCGTTCCTGGTGGGCTTCAGCATGCTGGCGGCTGCGGTCACCAGTGCGGCGGGGCTTTCCCTGGCATTTACCGGCGACTACCTGGCGGCGTTTCTCAAGGTTCCACCGACCCTGGCTGCTCTGGTGTTCCTGACGGTCATTGCCCTGCTCAATGCACGCGGAATCAAGGAGTCATTGGGCGCGAATATGGTGATGACCTGCATCGAGCTCTCCGGATTGTTACTGGTGGTGGTCGCTGCGGTGTGGTGTTTCCACGCGGGTGAGGCGAACCTTGGGCGTGCCGTGGAATTCAAAGCCGGCGTCAACCCGATGCTCGCGGTGCTGGGGGCCGCGTTATTGGCGTTCTATTCGTTCGTTGGCTTTGAGACATCGGCCAACTTGGCGGAAGAAATCCGTGGCGTACGCACGGTCTACCCGCGTGCGCTGTTCGGTGCGCTGATCACCGCCGGTGTCGTGTATATGGCGGTCGGTGTGGCCGCCTCCGTGGTGCTGCCGATGGATCAACTGATGGCGACCTCGGCGCCGTTGCTGGAAGTGGTACGGGCCTCGGGCCTGGATATTCCGCCGCAGTTGTTCGCCTTTATTGCCTTGGTGGCGGTGGCCAACGGCGCACTGTTGACCATGATCATGGCCAGTCGCCTGGCCTATGGCATGGCGCGCATGGGGCTGTTGCCGACTCCGCTGTCGCGGGTGCTGTCCAAACGCCGGACGCCGCTGTTTGCAATCATCGCCACCACCGGGGTGGCCATGGCGCTGACCCTTACCGGTACCCTCGCAGCCCTGGCCGAAACCGTGGTGCTGTTGCTGCTGTTCGTGTTCCTCAGCACCAACCTGGCGGTGCTGGTGCTGCGCCGCGACCCTGTCGACAAGGATCACTTCCGCGTACCGACCTGGGTGCCGGTGCTGGCCATCGTGTCGTGCCTGATTCTGCTCAGCCAGCAGAGCCTCGACACTTGGCTGCGCGGTGGCGCGCTGATGCTGCTGGGTGTCGTGCTGTATGGCTGTAACCGCCTGGCGACCCCCGTGGCGGCGCCGAGTTAA
- a CDS encoding TetR family transcriptional regulator, with translation MKVSKQQAQANRAHIVETASALFRERGYDGVGIADLMAAAGFTQGGFYKHFESKADLMAQASACGLAQSAARTAGASTEAFVNVYLSREHRDQRATGCTLAALCGDAARKEDEVRVAFAAGIEAQLGVLHAAKAEAQAQDPTASRAGTLALMAQVLGGLIMSRACPDDSALADEILAACRAAILGGEDRPQ, from the coding sequence ATGAAAGTCTCTAAACAACAGGCTCAGGCCAATCGCGCGCACATCGTGGAAACGGCCTCGGCGCTGTTTCGCGAGCGTGGGTATGACGGTGTGGGCATCGCTGACCTGATGGCGGCGGCAGGTTTTACCCAGGGCGGGTTCTACAAACACTTCGAGTCCAAGGCTGACCTCATGGCACAAGCATCAGCCTGTGGCCTGGCGCAGTCGGCCGCGCGCACGGCGGGGGCTTCGACCGAGGCGTTCGTAAACGTGTACCTGTCGCGCGAGCACCGCGATCAGCGCGCCACAGGTTGCACACTGGCGGCGTTGTGCGGTGATGCCGCACGTAAGGAAGACGAGGTTCGCGTTGCATTTGCCGCCGGCATCGAAGCCCAACTGGGTGTGTTGCATGCGGCCAAAGCAGAGGCACAAGCGCAGGACCCGACCGCTTCGCGTGCCGGCACGCTTGCATTGATGGCACAGGTGCTGGGTGGGTTGATCATGTCCCGTGCATGCCCGGACGACTCGGCGTTGGCCGATGAAATCCTGGCCGCGTGTCGCGCCGCGATCCTGGGAGGCGAGGACAGGCCGCAGTGA
- a CDS encoding thiol-disulfide oxidoreductase DCC family protein — translation MYKNEQWPLTLYFDGDCPLCAREIKLLRRRASCARLLFVDISDPAFDAQSLGVSLDAMGAALHARFSDGTWVTGLDATLWSWRAAGMGIWAAPLSWRPLRPLFNLGYRMFARSRPYLAWLPHPDGSRRCHDGRCAVPPAPGTGAHSVAPSESIKPGNK, via the coding sequence ATGTACAAGAATGAGCAATGGCCGCTGACCCTTTATTTTGATGGCGATTGCCCACTCTGCGCGCGAGAAATCAAGCTGCTACGCCGCCGAGCCTCTTGTGCGCGGCTGTTGTTCGTAGATATCAGTGACCCTGCCTTTGACGCGCAATCGCTGGGCGTGAGCCTGGACGCAATGGGCGCCGCCCTGCACGCCCGGTTCAGCGATGGCACCTGGGTCACCGGCCTGGACGCGACACTCTGGAGCTGGCGCGCGGCCGGGATGGGAATCTGGGCCGCACCGCTGTCATGGCGTCCGCTTCGGCCGTTGTTCAATCTCGGCTATCGTATGTTCGCCCGCTCGCGCCCATATCTGGCGTGGCTGCCACACCCGGATGGCAGCCGCCGCTGCCATGACGGCCGCTGCGCGGTGCCGCCTGCGCCAGGCACGGGCGCACACTCGGTGGCACCCTCTGAATCCATCAAGCCAGGAAATAAATAG
- a CDS encoding DUF2256 domain-containing protein, which yields MKKSELPVKTCVTCGLPFTWRKKWARCWEQVRYCSERCRRGKSQVRP from the coding sequence GTGAAAAAGAGTGAACTGCCAGTCAAGACCTGCGTGACGTGTGGCCTGCCGTTCACTTGGAGAAAGAAATGGGCGCGGTGCTGGGAACAGGTGCGTTACTGCTCGGAGCGCTGCCGACGTGGCAAGAGCCAAGTCCGCCCATGA
- a CDS encoding OBAP family protein, giving the protein MGAIHTIPGVRAACATAVALLLGACAADNSASNVVAPGDAPSPTTRSLEAGAALLQSRPPVEALNAYLDGFHFYNGHMDAQMEAHHYCAILNEEVIQCVIYDGNRKDAKLMGVEYIISERLFSGLPKAEQALWHSHVHEVKSGQLIAPGIPEVAEHALMEKLVHTYGKTWHTWHTDLNKDLPLGVPQLMMGFTADGQANPQQVAERDRRFGIDSAQKRKARADIPTPTVAPGADAWRHGNVFQIADPTNTPHQH; this is encoded by the coding sequence ATGGGTGCAATTCATACAATCCCTGGCGTCAGAGCGGCCTGCGCTACGGCAGTGGCGTTGCTGCTCGGCGCCTGCGCCGCCGACAATTCAGCCTCCAACGTGGTTGCGCCGGGCGATGCGCCCTCGCCCACCACGCGCTCTTTAGAGGCCGGTGCGGCGCTGTTGCAATCACGCCCGCCGGTTGAAGCGTTGAACGCGTACCTCGACGGTTTCCATTTCTACAACGGCCACATGGACGCCCAAATGGAGGCGCACCACTACTGCGCGATTCTTAATGAAGAAGTGATTCAGTGCGTGATTTACGACGGCAATCGCAAGGATGCCAAGTTGATGGGCGTGGAATACATCATCAGCGAGCGCCTGTTCAGCGGCCTGCCCAAAGCCGAACAGGCGCTGTGGCACAGCCATGTGCACGAGGTGAAATCCGGCCAATTGATCGCGCCTGGAATTCCCGAGGTGGCCGAGCATGCCTTGATGGAAAAGCTCGTACACACCTACGGCAAGACCTGGCACACCTGGCACACCGACCTCAATAAAGACCTGCCTCTGGGCGTGCCCCAATTGATGATGGGCTTCACGGCCGATGGCCAGGCCAACCCGCAACAGGTGGCCGAGCGCGATCGTCGGTTCGGCATCGACAGCGCGCAGAAGCGCAAGGCCCGTGCCGACATACCGACCCCCACTGTGGCGCCGGGCGCGGATGCGTGGCGCCATGGCAACGTGTTCCAAATTGCGGACCCGACCAACACGCCCCATCAGCACTGA
- a CDS encoding ferritin-like domain-containing protein, translating into MATPQENVLDWLRDAHAMEQQAEKMLKAQSERLEHYPQLKARIDQHIQETLGQQALIDQCLTRLGGSASTLKDMGGKLMAFGQAVGGSLMSDEVIKGAMAGYVFENMEIASYTVLTAAAREAGDAETQAACEQILPQEIAMAQWLLEHLPQLTQAFLERSADPDKEAKK; encoded by the coding sequence ATGGCGACACCACAAGAAAACGTACTTGACTGGTTGCGCGATGCCCACGCGATGGAGCAGCAGGCCGAAAAGATGCTCAAGGCACAATCCGAACGCCTGGAGCATTACCCGCAGCTCAAGGCACGTATCGACCAACATATCCAGGAAACCCTCGGCCAGCAGGCACTCATTGACCAGTGCCTGACCCGCCTGGGTGGTTCAGCTTCGACGCTCAAAGACATGGGAGGCAAGCTGATGGCCTTCGGGCAGGCCGTTGGTGGCTCTTTGATGAGCGACGAGGTGATCAAGGGGGCGATGGCCGGCTATGTCTTCGAGAACATGGAGATCGCCTCCTATACCGTGCTGACTGCAGCAGCGCGAGAGGCCGGAGACGCCGAGACTCAGGCGGCGTGCGAGCAGATTCTGCCCCAGGAGATCGCCATGGCTCAGTGGTTGCTGGAGCATTTGCCGCAACTGACCCAGGCATTTCTGGAACGCTCCGCAGACCCGGATAAAGAAGCCAAGAAGTAA
- a CDS encoding ZIP family metal transporter: protein MPDPSTSSAPAPSRPWLHRASSLGWTGALFWSCTVAVTLWLLASGYNAVVEGDTTHLHYALLGGFSGFAATALGAIAAIVLREISARTQDVMLGFAAGMMLAASSFSLILPGIEAAQSITGHQLSAACTVVLGLALGVALMVGLDRFVPHEHSKSGRKGPQTERFNRVWLFVLAITLHNLPEGMAIGVSFADGDLHVGMPLTTAIAIQDIPEGLAVALALRVTGVSALRAMLIAVGSGLMEPLGAVVGLGISSGFALGYPIALGLAAGAMIFVVSHEVIPETHRNGHETPATLGLMLGFAVMMFLDTALG from the coding sequence ATGCCCGACCCCTCTACGTCGTCCGCTCCAGCACCGTCGCGTCCCTGGCTGCACCGGGCCTCAAGCCTGGGATGGACCGGCGCATTGTTCTGGTCCTGCACAGTCGCGGTGACGCTGTGGTTGCTGGCCAGCGGCTACAACGCCGTCGTCGAGGGTGACACGACCCATTTGCACTACGCCCTGCTGGGCGGGTTCAGCGGTTTCGCTGCCACGGCCCTGGGCGCCATTGCGGCCATCGTGCTGCGTGAGATCAGCGCGCGGACCCAGGATGTCATGCTGGGTTTCGCGGCCGGCATGATGCTCGCGGCCAGCTCGTTTTCACTGATTCTGCCCGGTATAGAGGCCGCACAATCGATTACCGGCCATCAGTTGTCGGCTGCTTGCACCGTGGTGTTGGGGCTGGCGTTGGGCGTGGCGCTGATGGTCGGCCTGGATCGCTTCGTGCCCCACGAGCATTCGAAAAGTGGGCGTAAAGGCCCGCAGACTGAACGTTTCAATCGTGTCTGGCTGTTCGTGCTCGCCATCACCCTGCACAACCTGCCGGAAGGCATGGCCATCGGTGTCAGCTTTGCCGATGGCGACTTGCACGTCGGCATGCCACTGACCACCGCCATCGCCATCCAGGACATTCCCGAGGGCCTGGCGGTCGCTTTGGCGCTACGGGTCACCGGCGTCTCGGCGCTGCGTGCGATGCTGATCGCGGTGGGTTCGGGGCTGATGGAACCGCTGGGCGCCGTGGTGGGGCTGGGGATTTCCAGCGGCTTTGCCCTGGGTTATCCGATTGCATTGGGGCTGGCGGCAGGCGCGATGATCTTCGTCGTCTCCCACGAAGTGATTCCGGAAACCCACCGCAACGGCCACGAAACTCCGGCCACCCTCGGGCTGATGCTGGGTTTCGCGGTCATGATGTTTCTCGATACAGCCTTGGGCTGA